The sequence AAACAGAGTCTCCGCCGCGAGACGTTGATTCGCACGATCCGGCATTCGCTAGTCCGGCAAGAGCGGCTTATGACCGCCCAGGCCCAAGCGATGACCGACGCGTTGACCGGAATCGGCAATCGCCGGGCTTTCGAACGGGAGATGGACCGCCGGCTGCACGATTTTCGGCGAAGTAACGTTCACTTCTGCCTGGCGATTTTCGATGTCGATTTCTTCAAGAAAGTGAATGACGCGTGGGGCCATGACGTCGGCGACAATACGCTGCGCGTCGTCGGACGCACTTTGGTGAACGAGCTGCGGGCGACTGATCTTTCGTCGCGTCTAGGGGGAGAGGAGTTTGCCGCCATTCTTGCGGGATGTCGTTTGGAAGACGCCTGTCGCGTTTCCAATCGGATTCGTGGAACGATTAGCGAGCAATGCCGCCTGCAGGTGAAGCCGGAGTTTTCGTTAACGCTCAGCGGCGGCGTCGCCGAGGTGCAGGTAGGGGATGATCTGGAAACGCTCTACAACCGAGCGGACGAAGCGCTCTATTCGGCCAAGGAAAATGGGCGGAATCGCTGCATGGTCCATGATGGGAAGGGAATCGTGCCCCTAGAATCGCTAACGGCCGCCGATCATCGAACGCCGATTTTACACTCGTAGCGAATAGGCCCTCCCAATGTCGCCTATTTTGGGCGGCTCATAGCGGTTGTAGCGACAAGTGGCGGCGGGTTTGGACGGCGCCGGGAGGTTTGGCGGCGATTCTTTGCGATCGAGCTGCGGCTCAACGTAGATTTCAGAAGCGCCACGCAATCTCTGGCGAAGCGTGCTGAATGGATAACGCCAACGTCTGCGAGAGGATACCTCGTTGAATGACCTGCACCGCCTATTGATTACCGCCGAATCGGACGAAGTCGTCAACAACGTTCGGGCTCGTCTAGAGCAGGTGAGTGAGGGCTCGCTAACCATCGATCGCGTCGTATCGCTGAGTGATGCGATCGCGGCGACGCATGATCAACCCTACGATCTGGTGATTGTCGATCTCGAGCTGCCCGACTGCAGCGGCCTGGCGAATGTGACGCGTTTGAAGGAAGCGGCGCCCTCCGCCGCGGTGATCGTGCTGACCGCCGGCGACGATGATGCGCTTGAGCTAGAGGCGATTCGCCATGGCGCCCAGGAGGTAATCGCGAAGTGCGACGTTGGCGCGTCGCAGTTGGTTCGAGTGGTCAGCCAAGCGCTCGCTCGGCAACAATATATTGCGACCGCCCAGTCCCAAGCGATGACCGACACACTGACCGGCATCGGAAATCGTCGGGCGTTTGAACGCGAGATGGACCGCCGACTGCACGAGTTTCGCCGTCATGGCGTTCCGTTCAGTCTAGGAGTCTTCGACATCGACAACTTCAAGAAAATCAATGACGACTGGGGGCATGACGTCGGCGACAAGACGTTGCGGGTCGTCGGTGAGAGTCTCTACCAAGAGGTGCGTGCGACCGACATGGCGGCGCGGCTGGGCGGTGAGGTCTTCGCCGTGATTTTCGTTTCGACGCACTTGGCCGACGCGTTGCCGGTTTCGCACCGCGTTCGCGCGAAGATCGGTGAAATGTGTGCCGCCCGGATTCAGGACGAATTGCAGCTCACCTTAAGCGGGGGCGTCGTTGAGGTGAAAGCCGGAGACGATTTGCGTTCGATGCTGCACCGGGCGGACGAAGCGTTGTACGCTGCCAAGCATAGCGGCTGCGACTGTTGCTATACGAATGATGGCGCCTGCGTGTCGCCGGAACCGCCGCTCTCCGTTACAACCTTGTAGCGGCGCGAGTTGGCCAGACTGACTGGTACGTACCACAGGAGCAGCTGCGTATAAGCGAGAAACTGCTGCATATCGCCCCAAGCGACTTCGCTAGAGCCGAGTCCCGACCAAATGCCCAGGCGGTCGGCGACTGCCGACAGAAACGAAGCGGCCAGGGTGAAGCGAACAAGAGTAGCGGCGTAAGGAAGCTGCGAAGCGGAAGACGGCACGTCGGGGCTTATCAATCGGGGCGCCATGGGCGAAGCATTGCCCCAATTCTAGAGGGAGACTGGTCCTCTCCTAGATCCACTTGTGTGAGACTTGAGGGGGCCAATTTCTGGCGTCTTCGGCCAGTCATTTCCGCGGCGTTACGTCAATTCCCCACTCTTCTTCCACCCAGGCCGGAACCACGCCAAACGTGGCTCTGTCATGGGCCCAGTTGATCGTCGTCGACTGCTTGGCGTAATCGGTACAGAGGCGACTGGGGTGCGGCGTGACCCCAACCCGGCCGAGGTCCAGTCGATCGGCATCCCAGCAGGATTGCACCGTGATGTCGGGATGCGTTGGCTCATGGGTGTGACCATCACAGGCCTGATACAGCAGCTCAAATTCGTCGTCGGTCAGATCCAGATGCCGAGAACGAATGCGGCGCGCGTAGTCGGCCGCCCGTGGACCATGCAGAGGGTCGTGACCATCCGATTCGCGTTGCGAGTCATGCAACACGGCGAACAACGAAACAATCTTTTTATTCGCGCCAGTTTCGTGAGCGACGCGCAAGCCATTCTCCAGCACGCGGGCCCAATGGGCGACGCCATGAATGCCTCGCGGCGAGAGTTCGTAGCTAGATAGCACCAGCGCTAAGATCGGTCGGAGCTCCATGCCCGCATTCTACAAAACGACCGGCACAGCGGAGGAGCCTAGGGGGTTCGTGACTGGATTGAGCGAGCTTGGGGAGCGTCGGCCAGGGAGTGGGCCTTGCGGCCGGAGATGACCAAATCGGATTGAAGTTGTCGCGAACCAGCTCGTCAAACACGCGCAGCCGCGAGATTCAAACGAAACGCTCGGTTTCGAGTGTTGCGAAGCGTCTTCCCCTCGATGAGGTGGAGCTGCATCTCCATGCGACTGACCTTTCCTTGGCATCGGCCGAGCATTTGCCGGCGACACGATGATTGAGCGGCTACTTCCCATAGCGATCTACAGCAGACCGTATGCCAAAGAAGACAAGAACCGTGATTGTAGAGAGATTCGCCGATTTGTATCCCCTGCGCGGCTTTGAGTCGTTCATGTTGATCGGCAGTCGACCAGAAACTTGGCGGATCGTCAGGCCCGCTTCGGCTGACCACACTGGCGTCGCACCAGCGACAATTAGGCGGCGCGGCGGATCTCTTCGGGATAGCCAAAGCCGGTCGCCGCATCGTTCCAGCGGCGAATCGCCACCGCGACTAGGTGGCCGCCAAAGGCGACCGAGAGCTTTAGGGCATGCTGCGCCTTCAACTGGCGCCCCACTTGGGGAATGCAGTCGAGGTCGCATTCCGGATCAGGATTTCGCAGATTGGAAGTCGGCGGGATGAAGCCGTCTCGCAGCGCCATCGTGGTGATAGCCAGCTCAACGCTGCCGGACGCGTTGACCAAGTGCCCGAGCATCGACTTCAGACTGCTGACGCACGTCCTCTGCGCTTGAATGCCGAACGAAGATCGAATGCCGCGGATTTCGTTGATGTCGTTCTGTTTGGTGCCAGTGCCGTGGCAGTTGACGTATTCGATGTCGCGCGGGGTTAGATCGCTGATACGGAGGGTATCGTTCAGCAGACGCTCCAGGGCGCCGCTCTCCATGTCCAAGCCGGTCACATGGTGCGCTTCCGACAAGCAGCGGCAGCCGAGGATCTCGGCGTAGATCTTGGCGCCGCGAGCCATCGCGTGGCTCAGACGCTCGATGACGAACATCGCCGAGCCTTCTCCCATCACAAAGCCATTCCGATTTTTGTCGAACGGGCGGCACGAGTTTTTGGGGTCTTCGCTATCTGACAGGACGCGCATGCTGCGAAAACCGGCGGCAAACAGGGGATCGATCGTCTCGCCGCTGCCAACCAAGGCGACGTCGCATTGGTTGTCGCGAATCGCTCGCACGGCGCTCAGCATGTCGATCAAGCCGCTAGCGCAGGCGGTCGAGTGGCAGATCCGCGGCCCCATCAGGCCGTAGCGATTGGCGATCTGCCCGCAGGAAGTGTTGGGGTAGAGCTGCTGCCACCAGCGGTTGCCAGAGGTGACCCAGTTGACGTCGCGGCCTTCCAGCACGCTGCGTCCCGCAGCGTCGCCCATGTGTCCGCTGATCGCACAGCCAAAGCGGTCAAGGTCGACGTCGGTCAGGTCGATTTGGGAGTCGCGCATCGCCTCGGCGGCGGCAATGTCATTCAGCTGCATTGGCTTCATGACGTCGGGATCTTGATTGGGCAGATCGACCGGGGCGCCCAAGACCAGATTATCTGGAATCGGTCCCAGGTTCGTCATTCGGCGGATTCCGCACTCGCCGCGCTGGGCGGCGCGCCATGTCGATTCGCGGTCTTGGCCGATCGAGGTGATCATGCCGATTCCGGTGATGACGACAGGTTCTGTGGGGAGATGCGAAATCACGAAACGAACCAGATGGGCGAAGTTTTCCGAGTAGGTCAAAGGCTGGGCAATTGCGGAATCCAAAGGCGGGGCGAAGAGTACGAAATATCCGAATCTGCCGCGACACCAATTTTTGCGTCCCTTCGCGATGTGGGATTTCGGCCCACTTCGCGGCGGCGATTCGCAATTTATGGAAAAGTTGGCCCACGGCGCTTGCGGTTCAGGCTAGATTCGCTACACTTCGAGGCGTGGGATTTGAGCCCACTTGAGGAAAACTTTAGTCAATCTTGTGGGAAATCGGCCCAGAACCGGATTTTGGCTTCGCCCGCAACCTGCCCGGGGATCTCCTCGACAGCTATGGCGACCGCTGACTTCATCCTGGGTGAGTTCAACCGCAAGATCGACGAGCGATTTCGCTTATCGATTCCGACGGAATTGGCGGAGCCGCTTTGCGAAGAGTCGGCGGACCTGATCCTGGTCAAAGAGCGGCCTGGCTGCCTGAGTTTGTGGAACTCGGCCCAATGGCAGGCCAAGCTCGACGCAGGGGTCAACCTGGTGAAGGCCAAGATTGACGCCGGGCGACTGGAAGGTCGGATCGCTGATGTGCAGATGCTGGGACGGCTGTTGTCGACGCGTCAACGCAACGTGCAGTTGGCGGCGAAAGGGCGACTGCTGATTCCGGAAGGTTTTCGAGAGTTTTTAGGAGTTGAAACAGGCGGAGAAGTGCTGATTGTTGGCGCCGCCGTCTGTGTTGAACTTTGGAGGCCCGACGCCTGGCTGGCGAACTTGGAAGAGCAGATGCCTGAGTTCCGCAGCCTGCTCGACGGCTTGTCCAATTAACCGAACAACGCGTACCCCCGGTGATTCGTATCGACTGATCGTCAACTGAGAAGCTGTTTAGTCCACAGCGCCTTAGATTGTTGGCAAGACACATCCAAGGATGGCAACTTCGGCATGGAAGCCGAGCTTTTGGTCGATACCGACACCGTTAAATGGCCGCTGAATCCAGATTAGTCCCCTGGATTCAGCGGCTTTTTCTTTGCGCCAGCGTTGGTGGGGCAGGGGGTTGTTGGCCGCGTAGATCGGCCAGAGAACGCCAAAAGTCGCCCGATTGCGCAAGCGTCTCTCGCTTTTCCTGGTTTTCGCGTTGCCCATGCTAGCGATTTGGTAGACTCCGGTTCTTCTCCGAGTTCACCTCAACTAGCCGAAACGCCATGGATCATCCCGCTGTCGCAACAGCCGAAGAAGGGCCAGCCGCAGCCAAACCAACTCGCTTCCGCTCGCTCGACGTCTTTCGCGGGGCGTCGGTTGCATTGATGATCTTGGTCAACAACCCGGGAACTTGGTCGGCGATGTACCCGCCGCTGCAGCACGCCAAATGGCATGGCTGCACGCCGACCGATCTGGTCTTTCCCTTCTTTCTGTTCGCGGTCGGCAATGCGCTCGCGTTCGTCTTTGCGCGGCTGGAGAATGCGAGTACCGGCGAAGTGATGCGGCGGATATTGGTCCGCACATTGTTGATCTTCGCGATCGGCTTCTTGCTCAACCTGTTTCCGTTCGTTCGCTGGAACGACGCCGGCGAGTTGACGCTGAAATCGCTCGAGCATTGCCGGATCTTTGGCGTCTTGCAGCGGATCGCCCTTAGCTACGGCGGAGCGGCGATGTTGGTGTGGTGGCTCGGCCAAGCGGGTAAGACGCGGGGCGTTGTCGTGGCGACCGCGATCTTGCTGGTCGGCTATTGGATTGCCTGCCTGGTGCTCGGTGATCCGGCCGATCCTTACAGTCTGGAGGGATTCATCGGGACGAAAATCGACCGGGCGCTGTTGGGCGAGAATCATCTCTATCACGGCGAAGGGGTTCCGTTTGATCCGGAGGGGCTCTTCAGCACCATCACCGGCGTTGCCCAAGTGATGATTGGTTGGCTGGTCGGGCAGATGATGCTGCGTTCGGAGAAGAATATGGCGCTGGTCGGTCGGTTGATGCTGGTCGGAGTTCACCTGCTGCTGGCCGCCTACCTGTGGCAGCTGCTGTTTCCGCTGAACAAAAAAATCTGGACATCGTCGTTCGTGCTGCATACCTGCGGGCTGGCGACGCTCGCCTTGGCGTCGATCCTGTATTGGTTGGAAGTGCCGGCCGGCGAGAACGGCGGCGACTCACGCTTGGCGACGCTCGCGCGACGACTGCTCGGCGGGCTGTTCCGCTTCTTTGAGGTCTTCGGCAAGAATCCTCTGTTTATCTTTGTCTTCAGCGCTGTCGTTGTGAAATTGCTTGCCCTCTTTCGTTGGCATCCGGAGGGAAGCGACCGCTGGACTAGCCCGTTGCCGTGGATCTATAGCCATCTGTTTCGCTGGGAATGGATGGATCCGCGGCTCGGATCATTCTTGTTCAGCGTTTGCCTATTGATTGTGTATTGGTTGATTGTGGCGGTCATGGATCGGCGGAAGGTGTACATCAAGGTCTGACCTACTTCTGTTCGTCGCTGACGCAAATGGTAAGATGAGGGCGTATAGTCAAGGAAACGCTTTCAATCCCAACAATCGAAAGGCGGCAGACATGAAATTGACCGACTTCTACAACGAAGTTTCGCGGCATACCGATACGGCCAAGACGGCGATCACCGTGGCCGATACGAAACGGGTTTTGTCTGAGGCCTTCATCGTCCTAGCGAAAATGGACGCCGCCGAGTTCGCCGATACGGTGAGCAAAGGGGTTGCCCAGGCGAAGAAGAAGCTGGGCAAGTAGGCAGGCTCGCCCATTTGAATGGAAGAGAAGAGATCGTCGTACGAGTCTCTTGGCGGTTAATTTCAGCGGCTAGTTTCGCTGAGATTAGCCGCTTGGCCAGCGGTGTTGGTCAAAGGGCCGCCATCAGTTTCTTATAATCCACGTCCGTCATCTCCTCTTCCAGAAAACGGTACGACAGCACGTAACGTTGCATCCGTTGGGCGTCGGTGGCGAATTTCTCAGGACGCAGCAGCAGTCGCGAGAGGTTGGCGTTGTCGCGCAGGTCCGAGTGTTTCACCTGCCGGGCGATCGGATTCGCTTTGCAGGCAATGACATAGTCGGCGTACGACTGACCGTCGTCGTGCGTGACCAATCGCAGGGCGGCCAGGACTTCCTCGCTGAAACCTTCCAGGGCCAGATCCTCGAAAGTGATCGGCGTGTCTTCAACCACGTCATGTAGTGCCGCTACAATTTGCGCCGTTTCTCCTTCAACGCCCTGCATCACGCGCAATGGGTGAAGGAGATAGGGTTGGCCCTGTTTATCTTTGACGCCGGCGTGTGCGGTGGCGGCGATTTCTACCGCTTTCTCGCGCGTGGCCAAGGGGTGTCTTCCAGGAAGGATTGGAAACTGCGATCGTGTCGCTCTGCATTCGATTCGGACCGGCACAGCGATGCAACCAAGGGGCGGCGCCGCCGGCGCGGCCTTGCCTGAGCGGGTAAAACTAGGCCTGCGCTATTGCAAAAGGACTGCAAGTGCATAGTATGTACGAACTGGCTTCTTTCACCGCCTTTTCTCCTTTTACAGGATATTGACCCCATGATCGCCCCCAGCCCGCTTCGAAAACTGCCGGTAACCGTTCTGTCTGGTTTTTTGGGAGCCGGCAAGACGACGCTGCTCAATCATGTCCTGCAGAATCGCCAAGGTCTGAAGGTGGCGGTGATCGTCAACGACATGAGCGAGGTCAACGTCGACGCAGCGCTGGTTCGTCAGGGGGACGCTCAACTGAGCCGAACGGACGAAAAACTGGTCGAAATGTCGAACGGTTGTATTTGCTGCACGTTGCGGGAAGATCTGCTGTTGGAAGTCGGGCGACTGGCGCGTGAAGGGCGGTTTGACTACCTACTTATCGAAAGCACCGGAATCAGCGAACCGCTGCCGGTCGCCGAGACGTTCACGTTTGAAGACGAGTCAGGCGAGCGGCTGGCCGACTATGCCGAACTCGACACGATGGTCACCGTTGTCGACGCCGGCAATTTTTTGACCGACTACACGTCATGGGACGACCTGACCGATCGCCGGGTCGGACTTTCCGATGAGGACAAACGCAACGTCGTCGATCTGTTAGTCGATCAAATTGAGTTTGCTAATGTGATCATCATCAACAAGCTCGATCTGGTGGCGCCCGATCGATTGGAACTGATTCAGGGGCTGATTCGTCGTTTGAATCCGACTGCCCGAGTCCTGCTTTCCTCACATGGCCAGATCGAACTCGACCAGGTGCTAGGAACCAATCTCTATCAACTTGCGGATTCGGCCGAGCATCCCGAATGGCTAAAAACCGAGCGTGGCGCCGAAGAGCCGGAGACCGAAGAATATGGCATCGGCAGCTTCGTCTATCGGGCCCGCCGTCCTTTTCATCCCGAGCGAATCTGGTCCGCGCTCGACCTGGACAACGGCGTCTTGAACGGCGTGATGCGCAGCAAGGGCTTTGCTTGGATCGCGTCAAAGAACGACTTCGCCTTCCAGTGGTCGCAGGCAGGAGTCTCTATGCAACTGGAGCCAGTCGGCTATTGGTGGGCCGGAGCGCCTTCAGAGTTGCTGCCCGAACAGAGCGAAATCCCGCAGGACGTGCTAGCGCAGTTCCAAGGCGAATATGGCGATCGCCGTCAGGAGTTGGTCTTTATCGGAATCGACATGGACGAATTAGCGATTCGCGAGCAACTGGACGCCTGTTTGGTCACCGACATGGAATATGTCCAGGGACCGGAGATGTGGGAGCGGTTTGCGGATCCAATGCCGGCGGTGGAGACGGGGGAAGAGGATTAATCACAACTCGAGTAGGGTGGGTGGAGCAAGCGTTAAGAGGTCAACCACTCTCGCGATGCGTCGCTCGCTTGCGCAACCCGCCTGCGACTTGATATCGCAGGCACCGCCTTGTAGCCCGCTGCGACTAAACTGCGGTCGTCGCTACTTCTTCCCCTGTGACATCGCCACATAGCCCATCCGCAGCTCATGCAAGGCATTTTCGAGCATCTGCTCTTCGTCGGTCGTCAGGTTGCCCTTGGTCTTCGTTTCGATCACTGCCAACATTTCGATCATGTGCTTGGCCAGACCAAGTTCGACCATCGGCTGCCCGGTTTCGGGATTGGGAATTTGCCCCATCGCGGCGAAGGCCTGGGTGGCGAGCATGGAGATCAGCATCCGGAAGTCTGGCGGCGGCAGTTTGCTGGGGTCAAACTTGGCGCCAGCGTGCGTCGTCGTCGCTTCGGCCGCCGGTTGATCGGCGGCGGTTTCTTCGGTTTGCGGTTTTTCGGCTTCCGGGCTCATGGGGCGTCCTTCGGAGAGTAGGTTTACGTTTCGGCCGTTTCTTCGCTCGGC is a genomic window of Blastopirellula retiformator containing:
- a CDS encoding GGDEF domain-containing response regulator gives rise to the protein MTDAIRVLYVEDHDSDARIIQYLLEGCVEENFSVEWVDTLAKAIAAIHDHPLDLIIADLGLPDGQGLSNVQRLHEAAPTTTIVVLTADDDGADAIESIRYGAQEYLSKQSLRRETLIRTIRHSLVRQERLMTAQAQAMTDALTGIGNRRAFEREMDRRLHDFRRSNVHFCLAIFDVDFFKKVNDAWGHDVGDNTLRVVGRTLVNELRATDLSSRLGGEEFAAILAGCRLEDACRVSNRIRGTISEQCRLQVKPEFSLTLSGGVAEVQVGDDLETLYNRADEALYSAKENGRNRCMVHDGKGIVPLESLTAADHRTPILHS
- a CDS encoding diguanylate cyclase; translated protein: MNDLHRLLITAESDEVVNNVRARLEQVSEGSLTIDRVVSLSDAIAATHDQPYDLVIVDLELPDCSGLANVTRLKEAAPSAAVIVLTAGDDDALELEAIRHGAQEVIAKCDVGASQLVRVVSQALARQQYIATAQSQAMTDTLTGIGNRRAFEREMDRRLHEFRRHGVPFSLGVFDIDNFKKINDDWGHDVGDKTLRVVGESLYQEVRATDMAARLGGEVFAVIFVSTHLADALPVSHRVRAKIGEMCAARIQDELQLTLSGGVVEVKAGDDLRSMLHRADEALYAAKHSGCDCCYTNDGACVSPEPPLSVTTL
- a CDS encoding HD domain-containing protein — translated: MELRPILALVLSSYELSPRGIHGVAHWARVLENGLRVAHETGANKKIVSLFAVLHDSQRESDGHDPLHGPRAADYARRIRSRHLDLTDDEFELLYQACDGHTHEPTHPDITVQSCWDADRLDLGRVGVTPHPSRLCTDYAKQSTTINWAHDRATFGVVPAWVEEEWGIDVTPRK
- a CDS encoding beta-ketoacyl-[acyl-carrier-protein] synthase family protein — its product is MISHLPTEPVVITGIGMITSIGQDRESTWRAAQRGECGIRRMTNLGPIPDNLVLGAPVDLPNQDPDVMKPMQLNDIAAAEAMRDSQIDLTDVDLDRFGCAISGHMGDAAGRSVLEGRDVNWVTSGNRWWQQLYPNTSCGQIANRYGLMGPRICHSTACASGLIDMLSAVRAIRDNQCDVALVGSGETIDPLFAAGFRSMRVLSDSEDPKNSCRPFDKNRNGFVMGEGSAMFVIERLSHAMARGAKIYAEILGCRCLSEAHHVTGLDMESGALERLLNDTLRISDLTPRDIEYVNCHGTGTKQNDINEIRGIRSSFGIQAQRTCVSSLKSMLGHLVNASGSVELAITTMALRDGFIPPTSNLRNPDPECDLDCIPQVGRQLKAQHALKLSVAFGGHLVAVAIRRWNDAATGFGYPEEIRRAA
- a CDS encoding division/cell wall cluster transcriptional repressor MraZ; translation: MATADFILGEFNRKIDERFRLSIPTELAEPLCEESADLILVKERPGCLSLWNSAQWQAKLDAGVNLVKAKIDAGRLEGRIADVQMLGRLLSTRQRNVQLAAKGRLLIPEGFREFLGVETGGEVLIVGAAVCVELWRPDAWLANLEEQMPEFRSLLDGLSN
- a CDS encoding acyltransferase family protein gives rise to the protein MDHPAVATAEEGPAAAKPTRFRSLDVFRGASVALMILVNNPGTWSAMYPPLQHAKWHGCTPTDLVFPFFLFAVGNALAFVFARLENASTGEVMRRILVRTLLIFAIGFLLNLFPFVRWNDAGELTLKSLEHCRIFGVLQRIALSYGGAAMLVWWLGQAGKTRGVVVATAILLVGYWIACLVLGDPADPYSLEGFIGTKIDRALLGENHLYHGEGVPFDPEGLFSTITGVAQVMIGWLVGQMMLRSEKNMALVGRLMLVGVHLLLAAYLWQLLFPLNKKIWTSSFVLHTCGLATLALASILYWLEVPAGENGGDSRLATLARRLLGGLFRFFEVFGKNPLFIFVFSAVVVKLLALFRWHPEGSDRWTSPLPWIYSHLFRWEWMDPRLGSFLFSVCLLIVYWLIVAVMDRRKVYIKV
- a CDS encoding HD domain-containing protein — translated: MATREKAVEIAATAHAGVKDKQGQPYLLHPLRVMQGVEGETAQIVAALHDVVEDTPITFEDLALEGFSEEVLAALRLVTHDDGQSYADYVIACKANPIARQVKHSDLRDNANLSRLLLRPEKFATDAQRMQRYVLSYRFLEEEMTDVDYKKLMAAL
- a CDS encoding GTP-binding protein is translated as MIAPSPLRKLPVTVLSGFLGAGKTTLLNHVLQNRQGLKVAVIVNDMSEVNVDAALVRQGDAQLSRTDEKLVEMSNGCICCTLREDLLLEVGRLAREGRFDYLLIESTGISEPLPVAETFTFEDESGERLADYAELDTMVTVVDAGNFLTDYTSWDDLTDRRVGLSDEDKRNVVDLLVDQIEFANVIIINKLDLVAPDRLELIQGLIRRLNPTARVLLSSHGQIELDQVLGTNLYQLADSAEHPEWLKTERGAEEPETEEYGIGSFVYRARRPFHPERIWSALDLDNGVLNGVMRSKGFAWIASKNDFAFQWSQAGVSMQLEPVGYWWAGAPSELLPEQSEIPQDVLAQFQGEYGDRRQELVFIGIDMDELAIREQLDACLVTDMEYVQGPEMWERFADPMPAVETGEED
- a CDS encoding DUF1844 domain-containing protein is translated as MSPEAEKPQTEETAADQPAAEATTTHAGAKFDPSKLPPPDFRMLISMLATQAFAAMGQIPNPETGQPMVELGLAKHMIEMLAVIETKTKGNLTTDEEQMLENALHELRMGYVAMSQGKK